The Bos indicus x Bos taurus breed Angus x Brahman F1 hybrid chromosome 3, Bos_hybrid_MaternalHap_v2.0, whole genome shotgun sequence genome includes a window with the following:
- the LOC113889601 gene encoding cyclin-K-like, whose translation MPPPRPNHPSDTRAAASQHVGRSRCWNRGGLLGTNKDRTRHKGTGSGVCCDRLARTQIVEAEAAATVVPPEAREGLLEASPDTLCATGSLTPTRYPLPPPASPLPDQLPGVSAALPPPSPAGTARLLRQQLPPAAVPARALGSRPFPGIVTGRARASRYRRHLSTGQGFGTRSGL comes from the coding sequence ATGCCGCCGCCTCGGCCAAACCATCCTTCAGACACCCGCGCCGCCGCCTCACAACATGTCGGCCGCAGCCGCTGCTGGAACCGGGGCGGTCTCCTGGGAACGAATAAGGACAGAACCAGGCACAAGGGGACCGGCAGCGGCGTCTGCTGTGACCGTTTAGCCCGAACGCAGATCGTGGAAGCCGAAGCCGCCGCAACGGTGGTCCCTCCAGAGGCCAGAGAAGGTTTACTGGAAGCCTCTCCCGATACCCTTTGCGCTACCGGAAGCCTCACCCCCACACGTTACCCACTCCCCCCCCCCGCAAGCCCACTTCCAGACCAACTTCCGGGTGTGTCAGCCGCCCTTCCCCCACCGTCGCCGGCGGGAACCGCCCGTCTTCTCCGCCAGCAGCTTCCGCCGGCCGCAGTACCGGCACGCGCTCTGGGGTCCCGCCCCTTCCCAGGGATAGTGACCGGGCGAGCGCGCGCCTCGCGGTACCGAAGACATCTGAGCACGGGCCAGGGCTTCGGCACCAGAAGCGGGTTGTGA